From a single Miscanthus floridulus cultivar M001 chromosome 8, ASM1932011v1, whole genome shotgun sequence genomic region:
- the LOC136476314 gene encoding (DL)-glycerol-3-phosphatase 1, mitochondrial-like, producing the protein MASAGADDGAAAQPKAAISHVIFDMDGLLLDTEGFYTEVQEKILARYGKVFDWSLKAKMMGKKAAESARIFVDECGLNGLLAPEQFLEERESMLQALFPSCTKLPGVLRLVHHLHANGIPMAVATGSHKRHFALKTQNHREMFSLMHHVVMGDDPEVKAGKPSPDIFLAAMRRFEGDIEPSKCLVFEDAPAGVAAAKNAGMSAVMVPDPRLDVSYHKGADQVLSSLLDFKPTEWGLPAFKE; encoded by the exons ATGGCATCCGCTGGCGCCGATGACGGCGCGGCGGCGCAACCTAAGGCCGCCATCTCGCACGTAATCTTCGATATGGACGGCCTCCTTCTCG ACACGGAGGGCTTCTACACGGAGGTGCAGGAGAAGATCCTAGCGAGGTACGGCAAGGTGTTCGACTGGTCGCTCAAGGCCAAGATGATGGGCAAGAAGGCGGCCGAGTCCGCCCGCATCTTCGTCGACGAGTGCGGCCTCAACGGCCTGCTCGCCCCCGAGCAGTTCCTTGAGGAGCGCGAGAGCATGCTCCAGGCGCTCTTCCCATCCTGCACCAAGCTGCCAG GAGTACTACGTTTGGTCCATCATCTTCATGCCAACGGAATACCAATGGCTGTTGCGACAGG ATCCCATAAACGTCATTTTGCACTAAAGACCCAGAACCACCGGGAAATGTTTTCCCTGATGCATCATGTTGTCATGGGTGATGATCCGGAGGTGAAGGCTGGTAAACCATCCCCTGATATTTTTCTTGCTGCAATGAGGAGGTTTGAG GGTGACATAGAACCCAGTAAGTGCTTGGTTTTTGAAGATGCTCCTGCCGGTGTAGCTGCAGCGAAAAATGCTGGAAT GTCTGCAGTGATGGTCCCAGACCCAAGGCTGGATGTTTCATATCACAAAGGAGCTGACCAAGTTCTCAGTTCATTGTTGGACTTCAAACCTACGGAATGGGGCTTGCCGGCATTTAAAGAGTAG
- the LOC136476312 gene encoding phosphatidylinositol 3-kinase, root isoform-like isoform X1 has product MVGGGNEFRFFLSCDISHPLAFRVLHAEHILLTDQKVPELFVECKLYINGIQFGLPVKTRLEPSGPKYCWNELITLSTKYRDLTSLSQLAFTVWDVSSGEDPEIVGGATIFLFNSKRQLKTGRQKLRLWPKKEADGGVPTTTPGKVPRNERGEIERLERLVNKYERGQIQHVDWLDRLALSAMDKAKEKECERKENLYPSLVVELCSFEHRIVFQESGANFYTPAPVSLSNELVTVWDPELGRTNPSEHKQLKLARSLTRGIVDRDLKPSSNERKLLQTIIKFPPTRTLEVDEKQLVWKFRFSLMSEKKALTKFVRSVDWSDNQEAKQAVELIGKWEMIDVADALELLSPDFESDEVRGYAVSVLERADDEELQCYLLQLVQALRFERSDKSRLALFLVNRALSNIEIASFLRWYILVELHSHAYARRYYGTYDMLENSMMKLVGREDGDEDGFRLWQSLTRQTDLTAQLCSIMKDVRNVRGSAQKKIEKLRQLLSGVFSELTNFDEPIRSPLAPTLLLTGVVPQESSIFKSALNPLRLTFKTANGVTSKIIYKKGDDLRQDQLVIQTVSLMDRLLKLENLDLHLTPYRVLATGQDEGMLEFIPSSSLAQILSEHRSITSYLQKFHPDEDGPFGITAQCLETFIKSCAGYSVITYILGVGDRHLDNLLLTDDGCLFHVDFAFILGRDPKPFPPPMKLCKEMVEAMGGAESQYYTRFKSYCCEAYNILRKSSSLILNLFKLMERSGIPDISVDESGGLKLQEKFRLDLDDEEAIHFFQDLINESVSALFPQMVETIHRWAQYWR; this is encoded by the exons atGGTCGGCGGCGGCAACGAGTTCCGGTTCTTCTTGTCCTGCGACATCAGCCACCCGCTCGCCTTCCGCGTTCTCCACGCAG AACATATCTTGTTGACCGACCAAAAAGTCCCAGAGCTCTTTGTTGAGTGCAAGCTATACATCAATGGGATACAATTTGGGTTGCCTGTAAAAACAAG GTTGGAACCTTCAGGACCGAAATACTGTTGGAATGAGCTCATAACACTAAGTACCAAATACAGGGACCTAACGTCCCTCTCACAGCTTGCATTTACG GTGTGGGATGTCTCATCTGGTGAGGACCCTGAGATTGTTGGTGGAGCCACCATATTTCTTTTCAACAGCAAAAGGCAGCTTAAAACAGGAAGACAGAAGCTGCGGCTATGGCCCAAAAAGGAGGCAGACGGAGGAGTCCCCACCACAACTCCTGGCAAG GTTCCTAGGAATGAGAGGGGTGAGATAGAGCGTTTGGAAAGGCTTGTTAACAAGTATGAGAGAGGGCAGATACAACATGTTGATTGGCTTGATCGTCTTGCCCTCAGTGCTATGGACAAAGCTAAGGAGAAAGAGTGTGAGAGGAAAGAAAATTTGTACCCTAGCCTGGTTGTTGAACTGTGCAGTTTTGAACATAGAATTGTCTTCCAG GAATCTGGAGCAAATTTTTATACACCGGCCCCAGTATCGTTATCCAACGAGCTGGTTACTGTATGGGACCCAGAACTTGGACGAACCAATCCATCTGAGCACAAGCAGTTAAAGCTTGCTAGGAGCTTGACTCGTGGGATAGTTGATAGAGATCTAAAACCAAGCTCAAATGAGCGAAA GTTACTACAAACAATTATTAAGTTTCCTCCTACACGCACTTTGGAAGTGGATGAGAAGCAGTTGGTGTGGAAGTTTCGTTTCTCTTTGATGTCTGAGAAGAAAGCTCTAACAAAATTCGTTCGCTCAGTGGATTGGAGTGATAACCAA GAAGCTAAGCAAGCTGTTGAGTTGATTGGAAAGTGGGAAATGATTGATGTGGCTGATGCACTAGAGCTTCTCTCACCTGATTTTGAAAGTGACGAA GTTCGCGGTTATGCTGTCAGCGTACTTGAAAGggctgatgatgaagaattacAGTGCTATTTACTTCAGTTAGTGCAAGCTCTTCGGTTTGAAAGATCTGACAAGTCCCGTCTAGCACTCTTTCTTGTAAACCGTG CTTTGTCAAACATCGAAATTGCTAGCTTCCTCCGGTGGTATATATTAGTTGAGCTTCACAGTCATGCATATGCAAGACGATATTATGGCACATATGACATGCTTGAAAATAGTATGATGAAA TTGGTTGGTAGGGAGGATGGGGATGAAGATGGGTTTCGACTGTGGCAGAGTTTAACCCGGCAGACTGACCTCACTGCTCAATTGTGTTCTATTATGAAGGATGTAAGAAATGTAAGAGGTAGCGCACAAAAGAAAATTGAAAAATTAAGGCAGCTATTATCAGGAGTTTTCAGCGAGCTTACAAACTTTGATGAG CCAATTCGTTCACCATTAGCACCAACTCTTCTCCTAACAGGAGTTGTGCCTCAAGAATCGTCTATATTTAAAAGCGCCTTGAACCCTTTGCGCCTGACATTTAAAACAGCAAACGGGGTAACATCCAAGATTATTTACAAAAAGGGAGATGACCTCCGGCAAGATCAGTTG GTTATTCAAACGGTTTCTTTGATGGACCGCTTACTCAAATTAGAAAATCTAGATTTGCACCTTACTCCATACCGAGTTCTTGCAACTGGACAAGATGAAGGGATGCTTGAATTTATTCCTTCCAGTTCTCTCGCACAG ATTCTATCAGAACATCGCAGTATTACAAGTTACCTACAGAAGTTCCATCCTGATGAGGATGGTCCTTTTGGTATAACGGCTCAATGTTTGGAGACATTCATAAAAAGCTGCGCCGGTTACTCTGTCATTACATATATATTGGGGGTTGGAGACAG GCATCTGGATAATCTTCTTCTAACTGATGATGGATGCCTTTTTCATGTTGACTTTGCTTTTATCCTTGGTCGAGACCCAAAGCCATTTCCACCACCGATGAAACTTTGTAAAGAAATGGTTGAGGCCATGGGCGGTGCAGAAAG CCAATATTATACAAGATTCAAGTCCTACTGTTGCGAAGCATACAACATTCTAAGAAAGTCAAGCAGTCTCATCTTGAATCTATTCAAGCTTATGGAACGATCAGGCATTCCAGATATCTCTGTTGATGAAAGCGGAGGTCTCAAG CTCCAGGAGAAATTCCGGTTGGATCTGGACGATGAGGAGGCTATACATTTCTTCCAGGATCTTATCAATGAAAGCGTCAGTGCTTTGTTCCCCCAAATGGTTGAGACCATCCATAGATGGGCTCAGTATTGGCGGTAA
- the LOC136476312 gene encoding phosphatidylinositol 3-kinase, root isoform-like isoform X2: MVGGGNEFRFFLSCDISHPLAFRVLHAEHILLTDQKVPELFVECKLYINGIQFGLPVKTRLEPSGPKYCWNELITLSTKYRDLTSLSQLAFTVWDVSSGEDPEIVGGATIFLFNSKRQLKTGRQKLRLWPKKEADGGVPTTTPGKVPRNERGEIERLERLVNKYERGQIQHVDWLDRLALSAMDKAKEKECERKENLYPSLVVELCSFEHRIVFQESGANFYTPAPVSLSNELVTVWDPELGRTNPSEHKQLKLARSLTRGIVDRDLKPSSNERKLLQTIIKFPPTRTLEVDEKQLVWKFRFSLMSEKKALTKFVRSVDWSDNQEAKQAVELIGKWEMIDVADALELLSPDFESDEVRGYAVSVLERADDEELQCYLLQLVQALRFERSDKSRLALFLVNRALSNIEIASFLRWYILVELHSHAYARRYYGTYDMLENSMMKLVGREDGDEDGFRLWQSLTRQTDLTAQLCSIMKDVRNVRGSAQKKIEKLRQLLSGVFSELTNFDEPIRSPLAPTLLLTGVVPQESSIFKSALNPLRLTFKTANGVTSKIIYKKGDDLRQDQLVIQTVSLMDRLLKLENLDLHLTPYRVLATGQDEGMLEFIPSSSLAQILSEHRSITSYLQKFHPDEDGPFGITAQCLETFIKSCAGYSVITYILGVGDRPKAISTTDETL, translated from the exons atGGTCGGCGGCGGCAACGAGTTCCGGTTCTTCTTGTCCTGCGACATCAGCCACCCGCTCGCCTTCCGCGTTCTCCACGCAG AACATATCTTGTTGACCGACCAAAAAGTCCCAGAGCTCTTTGTTGAGTGCAAGCTATACATCAATGGGATACAATTTGGGTTGCCTGTAAAAACAAG GTTGGAACCTTCAGGACCGAAATACTGTTGGAATGAGCTCATAACACTAAGTACCAAATACAGGGACCTAACGTCCCTCTCACAGCTTGCATTTACG GTGTGGGATGTCTCATCTGGTGAGGACCCTGAGATTGTTGGTGGAGCCACCATATTTCTTTTCAACAGCAAAAGGCAGCTTAAAACAGGAAGACAGAAGCTGCGGCTATGGCCCAAAAAGGAGGCAGACGGAGGAGTCCCCACCACAACTCCTGGCAAG GTTCCTAGGAATGAGAGGGGTGAGATAGAGCGTTTGGAAAGGCTTGTTAACAAGTATGAGAGAGGGCAGATACAACATGTTGATTGGCTTGATCGTCTTGCCCTCAGTGCTATGGACAAAGCTAAGGAGAAAGAGTGTGAGAGGAAAGAAAATTTGTACCCTAGCCTGGTTGTTGAACTGTGCAGTTTTGAACATAGAATTGTCTTCCAG GAATCTGGAGCAAATTTTTATACACCGGCCCCAGTATCGTTATCCAACGAGCTGGTTACTGTATGGGACCCAGAACTTGGACGAACCAATCCATCTGAGCACAAGCAGTTAAAGCTTGCTAGGAGCTTGACTCGTGGGATAGTTGATAGAGATCTAAAACCAAGCTCAAATGAGCGAAA GTTACTACAAACAATTATTAAGTTTCCTCCTACACGCACTTTGGAAGTGGATGAGAAGCAGTTGGTGTGGAAGTTTCGTTTCTCTTTGATGTCTGAGAAGAAAGCTCTAACAAAATTCGTTCGCTCAGTGGATTGGAGTGATAACCAA GAAGCTAAGCAAGCTGTTGAGTTGATTGGAAAGTGGGAAATGATTGATGTGGCTGATGCACTAGAGCTTCTCTCACCTGATTTTGAAAGTGACGAA GTTCGCGGTTATGCTGTCAGCGTACTTGAAAGggctgatgatgaagaattacAGTGCTATTTACTTCAGTTAGTGCAAGCTCTTCGGTTTGAAAGATCTGACAAGTCCCGTCTAGCACTCTTTCTTGTAAACCGTG CTTTGTCAAACATCGAAATTGCTAGCTTCCTCCGGTGGTATATATTAGTTGAGCTTCACAGTCATGCATATGCAAGACGATATTATGGCACATATGACATGCTTGAAAATAGTATGATGAAA TTGGTTGGTAGGGAGGATGGGGATGAAGATGGGTTTCGACTGTGGCAGAGTTTAACCCGGCAGACTGACCTCACTGCTCAATTGTGTTCTATTATGAAGGATGTAAGAAATGTAAGAGGTAGCGCACAAAAGAAAATTGAAAAATTAAGGCAGCTATTATCAGGAGTTTTCAGCGAGCTTACAAACTTTGATGAG CCAATTCGTTCACCATTAGCACCAACTCTTCTCCTAACAGGAGTTGTGCCTCAAGAATCGTCTATATTTAAAAGCGCCTTGAACCCTTTGCGCCTGACATTTAAAACAGCAAACGGGGTAACATCCAAGATTATTTACAAAAAGGGAGATGACCTCCGGCAAGATCAGTTG GTTATTCAAACGGTTTCTTTGATGGACCGCTTACTCAAATTAGAAAATCTAGATTTGCACCTTACTCCATACCGAGTTCTTGCAACTGGACAAGATGAAGGGATGCTTGAATTTATTCCTTCCAGTTCTCTCGCACAG ATTCTATCAGAACATCGCAGTATTACAAGTTACCTACAGAAGTTCCATCCTGATGAGGATGGTCCTTTTGGTATAACGGCTCAATGTTTGGAGACATTCATAAAAAGCTGCGCCGGTTACTCTGTCATTACATATATATTGGGGGTTGGAGACAG ACCCAAAGCCATTTCCACCACCGATGAAACTTTGTAA